From Dasypus novemcinctus isolate mDasNov1 chromosome 19, mDasNov1.1.hap2, whole genome shotgun sequence, a single genomic window includes:
- the SLC39A3 gene encoding LOW QUALITY PROTEIN: zinc transporter ZIP3 (The sequence of the model RefSeq protein was modified relative to this genomic sequence to represent the inferred CDS: deleted 1 base in 1 codon) has protein sequence MKLLAAKIVCMVGVLLFMLLGSLLPVKIIESDFEKAHRSKKILSLCNTFGGGVFLATCFNALLPGVREKLQRVLSLGHISTDYPLAETLLLLGFFMTVFLEQLVLTFRREKPPFIDLETFNAGSDAGSDSEYESPFMGGGRGRPLPAERGPHGHGAGLSVQELARARPLRLLSLVFALSTHSVFEGLALGLQEEGERVASLFVGVAVHETLVAVALGLSMARSATPLREAAKLAVTVSVMIPLGIGLGLGIESARGVAGSVASVLLQGLAGGTFLFVTFLEILAKELEEKNDRLLKVLFLVLGYAVLAAMDFLKW, from the exons ATGAAGCTGTTAGCAGCCAAGATTGTCTGCATGGTGGGCGTGCTGCTCTTCATGCTGCTCGGCTCCCTGCTCCCCGTGAAGATCATCGAGAGTGACTTTGAGAAGGCCCACCGCTCCAAGAAGATCCTCTCCCTCTGCAACACCTTCGGAGGCGGGGTCTTTCTCGCCACGTGCTTCAACGCTTTGCTGCCTGGTGTGAGGGAAAAG CTCCAGCGGGTCCTGAGCCTCGGCCACATCAGCACCGACTACCCGCTGGCCGAGACGCTGCTGCTGCTCGGCTTCTTCATGACCGTCTTCCTGGAGCAGCTGGTGCTGACCTTCCGGCGCGAGAAGCCGCCCTTCATCGACCTGGAGACCTTCAACGCCGGCTCGGACGCGGGCAGCGACTCCGAGTACGAGAGCCCGTTcatgggcggcggccggggccgcCCGCTGCCGGCCGAGCGCGGCCCGCACGGGCACGGCGCGGGGCTGAGCGTGCAGGAGCTGGCGCGCGCC CGCCCGCTGCGCCTGCTCAGCCTGGTCTTCGCGCTGTCCACGCACTCGGTCTTCGAGGGCCTGGCGCTGGGCCTGCAGGAGGAGGGCGAGCGGGTGGCCAGCCTGTTCGTGGGCGTGGCCGTGCACGAGACGCTGGTGGCCgtggccctgggcctcagcatgGCCCGGAGCGCCACGCCGCTGCGGGAGGCGGCCAAGCTGGCCGTCACGGTGAGCGTCATGATCCCGCTGGGCATCGGCCTGGGCCTGGGCATCGAGAGCGCGCGCGGCGTGGCCGGCAGCGTGGCCTCGGTGCTGCTGCAGGGCCTGGCGGGCGGCACCTTCCTCTTCGTCACCTTCCTGGAGATCCTGGCCAAGGAGCTGGAGGAGAAGAACGACCGGCTGCTCAAGGTGCTCTTCCTGGTGCTGGGCTACGCCGTGCTGGCCGCCATGGACTTCCTCAAGTGGTGA
- the DIRAS1 gene encoding GTP-binding protein Di-Ras1 → MPEQSNDYRVVVFGAGGVGKSSLVLRFVKGTFRDTYIPTVEDTYRQVISCDKSVCTLQITDTTGSHQFPAMQRLSISKGHAFVLVFSVTSRQSLEELGPIHQLIAQIKGGVDGVPVMLVGNKCDETQREVDAREAQAVAQAWKCAFMETSAKLDHNVQELFQQLLTLETRRDVRLGVDGKRAGQPRRTDRVKGKCALM, encoded by the coding sequence ATGCCGGAGCAGAGCAACGACTACCGCGTGGTGGTGTTCGGCGCGGGCGGCGTGGGCAAGAGCTCGCTCGTGCTGCGCTTCGTCAAGGGCACGTTCCGCGACACCTACATCCCGACGGTGGAGGACACCTACCGGCAGGTGATCAGCTGCGACAAGAGCGTGTGCACGCTGCAGATCACGGACACCACCGGCAGCCACCAGTTCCCGGCCATGCAGCGCCTGTCCATCTCCAAGGGCCACGCGTTCGTGCTCGTCTTCTCCGTCACCAGCCGCCAGTCGCTGGAGGAGCTGGGCCCCATCCACCAGCTCATCGCGCAGATCAAGGGCGGCGTGGACGGCGTGCCCGTCATGCTCGTGGGCAACAAGTGCGACGAGACGCAGCGCGAGGTGGACGCGCGCGAGGCGCAGGCCGTGGCGCAGGCCTGGAAGTGCGCCTTCATGGAGACCTCGGCCAAGCTCGACCACAACGTCCAGGAGCTCTTCCAGCAGCTGCTCACGCTCGAGACGCGCCGCGACGTGCGCCTGGGCGTGGACGGCAAGCGCGCCGGCCAGCCGCGCAGGACCGACAGGGTCAAGGGCAAGTGCGCGCTCATGTGA